CGTCACCGTGATATACAACCATTTATTATTGTAATGACCCGGCACTTCCATGGAAAAAGATCCGCCGCTATTTTTGAGCTCTCCGATTCTCATGAGCAGCTCCTGACGATGGGCTTTCGCCACCAGAACGCTGCAATCCTTACCGATCAGCACAACTCGCTCATGACCAGTCAATATTTCAGTGCTCCGATTGACGAAACTGATAGCCATCCGCTCATCAAATCTGACAATTATCTGCCTGGAATTCTCAACAATACTCTCGTAGAGAAGGGTTGACCTATCGAGCTTTCTTGCTGTCACCACCTCCTTTCTCACCGCAGCGGTCAAACGCTGCAGGAGATGTTCCTCACTCATATTCAGCAGAAGATCCACGGATGCATCCGGATTCTCACCCAAGGTTATCCTTCTGCCGATCTCGACAAACTCCTCCAGACCGAAACCAAAAAACCTGGCGATCTTCATCTGGGTTTTTTTCCCGGCCCTTCTCCCTCGGTTCATGATTCTGGAGAGATATGAACGGGGGATTTTTGCCTGCCTGCAGACCAGGGCCTGGCCGCCATGCCCCTTCTGCTGCAGATGGTATTTCAAGGAGTCGTAGAAATTCTCATAATCCATGACCTTCACACGTCCCTTTCAGTTCGGATTTGTACAACTTATGGATAAACTTTACAATCACCACAAAACCTTTCACACCAGACGAAAACCGACTTGTTAAACATATTGCTAAACACATAATGGCCATTTGTACAACTTCAGATTGCCTTTTCAGTCATTTTGTCATAATAGATTGTTTCCACTGCACAATGAACAACCAATATCACACATCAAAAGGGGAACCCATGAAGCGAGCAACAATTCTCATATTAATGATTCTGGCCACAGTCTTTTCAACCGGGCAGGGAGCTGCCGAAGAACTTACTAAAATAAGAATCGGCTGGCAGATACCCTGGGCCACCCAGGGACAGCTGGTTCAGATTTTAAAACATACCGACATCCTCAAGAAAAATGGCCTGGAAGCGGAGTTTATCGGCCGGACCTACGGGCCGGTATTAAATGAACTCGCCCTGGCCGATGAGATCGATGTGGTTCTCACTGCCGATCAGCCTGCTGCGGCGCTCTTTTCCAAAGACCAGGGCTGGATCGGTGTCGGTCGCCTGATGTACAATCGCACCCTGACCTATGTCCCGCCGAAATCTGCGGTCAACAGCCTTGAAGATCTGCGCGAAAAAACCATCGGCATTCCGATCGGGGCCGCGGCGGAAAGAGTCACCATCGCTGCACTGAAAAAAGCAGGACTTGAGCCAAACAAAGATGTCAAGATTATCAATCTCGGGATCCGTGAGCAGGGCCCTCTGGTCCTGGGGGGAGAAGAGGCCAAAACCTGGGGCAATATTGATGCCCTGAGTGGTTTCGATCCGACCCCGGCAATCTTTGAGGCCAGGGGATTGATCAAGGTCCTTGATATCGGCAAGGTCTGCTCTCTGGTTCTGATGAACGAGAATTTCATCACCAGAAACAGCGGGGTTGCCGAAAAAATGATGCAGGCCCTGTTTGACGCTTACGACTACTATCGACAGAACATCGAGCAGGCAAACACCTGGTTCATGGATGAAGCCGGATTGAAAGATTCCAGCCAGAAAGCCTGTAATGTTGCCGCCTCCATCGAGCCCAACGTGAGCGTCCCGGCCAGAAAAGATATCAGGGTGACCTTGATTGACGAAGATTTTGAGATCATGCACCAGGCAGCTGAATTCATGGCACCAAAAATCAAGAAAAATGTGGACATGCGTCAGTACGTGAGCAATAAATACGCTGCCAAGGCACACTGATCCGGCTATACTCCGCCCACAATTTCCATAAAGCAGAAGTTGCCCGGCCCTTTACCAAACGGCCGGGCAACCCACCTTCACCCCTTCAGGTCTGATGCTTGACAACATTGAAATAGGCGCCCTGCTCGCCAACAGCCTCTACAGTGTAACCAGGGTCCTGGCCGGGACATTTCTGGCCATCATTCTCGGAATCGCTTCAGGGCTGTTTCGCAGTGCATTGCCGAATCTGCTGAAACGCAGCAGAATGATCAAATTTCTCTGCGAGGCCCCGAAATTTCCACCACCCATCGCCTGGATCCCTTTTGTGATCCTTTTTTTCGGTATCGGTGAGATCTCCGCCTACACCATCGTTTTTATCGGTGCTTTCTCGCCCATTTTCACCAGCACCTTCGAGGGGGCTGAATCTGTCCCTTCGGCCATCCGTAACTGTGCCCGCTCCATGGAGATCACCGGATTTCGCTTTCTCGCCAAAATCATTTTTCCCTCCGCCCTGCCCCAGATTTTAACCGGCATCAGGGTGGGCGTCAGCATGGGGTGGATGTCGGTCATTGCCGCTGAAATGATCAGCGGCCAGTCAGGTCTTGGCTATTCTATCCAGCTCAACCGCCTGAACATGCAGTACGACCTGATGACCATCGACATGGTCTGCATCGGGATCATCGGATTTCTTCTCTATGAAATAACCGTTGTCCTCCAGAAAAAGCTGCTTCCCTGGCATGAATCCAGATTGAACTGATGATGAAATGAGCGGGAATGATCAAACTTGATCACATAAACCATAATTATGGCGCCGTTGATAACGCGCCGGTCATTGCGGATATTTCCTTCGAGATAACTCCCGGTGAATGTGTGGGGCTAACCGGTCCGTCGGGCTGCGGAAAAAGCACCCTTGCCCAGATCATCGCCGGACACATCAAACCGGTTTCCGGCAAAATATTTGTTGATGGCGAGGACCGGACTTTTCTTCCCGGGCGAAAAGTTTTCATGATCCATCAAGAACCCGATCTCTTC
This portion of the Pseudomonadota bacterium genome encodes:
- a CDS encoding PAS domain-containing protein — encoded protein: MDYENFYDSLKYHLQQKGHGGQALVCRQAKIPRSYLSRIMNRGRRAGKKTQMKIARFFGFGLEEFVEIGRRITLGENPDASVDLLLNMSEEHLLQRLTAAVRKEVVTARKLDRSTLLYESIVENSRQIIVRFDERMAISFVNRSTEILTGHERVVLIGKDCSVLVAKAHRQELLMRIGELKNSGGSFSMEVPGHYNNKWLYITVT
- a CDS encoding ABC transporter substrate-binding protein; its protein translation is MKRATILILMILATVFSTGQGAAEELTKIRIGWQIPWATQGQLVQILKHTDILKKNGLEAEFIGRTYGPVLNELALADEIDVVLTADQPAAALFSKDQGWIGVGRLMYNRTLTYVPPKSAVNSLEDLREKTIGIPIGAAAERVTIAALKKAGLEPNKDVKIINLGIREQGPLVLGGEEAKTWGNIDALSGFDPTPAIFEARGLIKVLDIGKVCSLVLMNENFITRNSGVAEKMMQALFDAYDYYRQNIEQANTWFMDEAGLKDSSQKACNVAASIEPNVSVPARKDIRVTLIDEDFEIMHQAAEFMAPKIKKNVDMRQYVSNKYAAKAH
- a CDS encoding ABC transporter permease, which codes for MLDNIEIGALLANSLYSVTRVLAGTFLAIILGIASGLFRSALPNLLKRSRMIKFLCEAPKFPPPIAWIPFVILFFGIGEISAYTIVFIGAFSPIFTSTFEGAESVPSAIRNCARSMEITGFRFLAKIIFPSALPQILTGIRVGVSMGWMSVIAAEMISGQSGLGYSIQLNRLNMQYDLMTIDMVCIGIIGFLLYEITVVLQKKLLPWHESRLN